A single genomic interval of Acetobacteraceae bacterium harbors:
- a CDS encoding MBL fold metallo-hydrolase, with translation MSLASAETPRYRFPSTWSVWTRRDTEMPMQIVRVTPVRQNCAIFWKKEAVPARKEAVVIDPGGDIDLVMQVLGDARVEAILLTHGHFDHAGGVNTLKAHLAQRGQPDVPVYGLHKDEAFLLNTMADQLAAFLVDASGFETGPVIPDRFLEEGDVLNLLGRVIRVRHVPGHTPGHIVLIDETEEVVMTGDALFRGVVGRTDFAYGDYDLLISGIKEKIMSLPDRYKIMPGHGLPSFIHVEKQYNDYFR, from the coding sequence ATGTCGCTTGCCAGCGCGGAAACGCCGCGTTATCGCTTCCCGTCGACATGGTCAGTCTGGACAAGGAGAGACACTGAAATGCCTATGCAGATCGTGAGGGTCACCCCGGTCCGGCAGAACTGCGCCATTTTCTGGAAAAAAGAAGCGGTACCCGCCCGCAAAGAGGCCGTCGTGATCGACCCTGGTGGCGATATTGATCTTGTCATGCAGGTGCTGGGCGATGCGCGTGTCGAGGCCATCCTGCTCACGCACGGGCATTTTGACCATGCTGGTGGTGTCAACACTCTTAAGGCTCACCTTGCCCAGAGGGGGCAGCCTGATGTGCCGGTCTATGGGCTGCATAAAGATGAAGCTTTTCTTCTCAACACAATGGCGGATCAACTCGCGGCTTTTCTGGTTGATGCATCAGGGTTTGAGACAGGTCCGGTCATACCGGACCGCTTTCTTGAAGAAGGAGACGTGCTGAATTTGCTCGGGCGCGTCATACGTGTCCGGCACGTCCCCGGTCACACGCCGGGCCATATCGTCCTGATTGATGAGACGGAAGAAGTCGTCATGACGGGAGACGCGTTGTTCCGCGGCGTGGTGGGGCGCACCGACTTTGCTTATGGTGATTATGATCTCCTCATTTCCGGTATCAAAGAAAAAATTATGTCTCTGCCCGACCGCTATAAAATCATGCCCGGGCACGGATTGCCGAGTTTCATCCACGTTGAGAAACAGTATAACGACTACTTCAGATAA
- a CDS encoding DUF192 domain-containing protein, translating into MRKFLQSSWTLFYGIAIAFTAQIALSPPASCAEALPHAAPSTNEDGKIHPLPTQSLTITSRDGVTHRFTVEVAVKSADQARGLMFRKSLAVDHGMLFIWPAPRNSIMWMRNTYIPLDIVFIDASHKIAAIAENTVPLSEALIWGHGVSVAVLELPAMTTAKRGIRVGDKLAYDDFKVQKP; encoded by the coding sequence ATGCGGAAATTCCTTCAATCGTCCTGGACGCTCTTCTACGGAATCGCCATCGCCTTCACGGCGCAGATCGCGCTGTCGCCACCGGCATCATGCGCCGAGGCCCTTCCCCATGCCGCGCCGTCAACCAATGAGGACGGCAAAATCCACCCTTTGCCGACGCAAAGCCTGACAATCACCTCGCGGGATGGCGTCACCCACCGATTTACCGTCGAGGTTGCGGTCAAATCAGCGGATCAGGCGCGGGGCCTTATGTTTCGTAAAAGCCTGGCGGTTGATCATGGGATGTTATTCATCTGGCCCGCGCCCCGCAATTCAATCATGTGGATGCGCAATACCTACATCCCCCTCGACATCGTCTTTATCGACGCGTCACATAAGATTGCCGCGATTGCTGAAAACACCGTGCCACTGAGTGAGGCGCTGATTTGGGGGCATGGCGTCTCTGTCGCTGTGCTAGAGCTCCCCGCCATGACAACGGCAAAGCGCGGCATTCGTGTGGGTGATAAACTGGCTTATGATGATTTTAAGGTTCAGAAGCCTTGA
- a CDS encoding NAD-dependent epimerase/dehydratase family protein, producing MNSQGIVILTGVAGFIGFHLARFLLARGDRVIGIDNVNDYYDVTLKEARLAHLRQSKAFTFHQRDLADFAAISTALKPHQDVTHIVHLAAQAGVRHSLAAPACYVASNVQGHVTMLECARAMPGLQNFVYASSSSVYGLNTDLPFKETDAVNRPSSVYAATKRADELISEAYAHLYGFPQTGLRFFTVYGPWGRPDMTYYQFAQAILSGTPVRLYDAEGLARDFTFIDDIISGVVAAMDHPGKRGEARIFNLGGDQPTPIRDMVTLLAECLGKPAHISLSPLPKTDVLSTWASLDHVGEVLGWRPKTSLKDGLKIFATWFKEYHELGGAFHITQ from the coding sequence TTGAATTCTCAAGGGATTGTCATCCTCACCGGCGTTGCCGGGTTTATCGGTTTCCACCTCGCGCGCTTTCTTCTGGCGCGTGGAGATCGTGTGATCGGGATTGATAACGTCAATGATTATTATGACGTCACCTTAAAGGAAGCGCGCCTCGCGCATTTACGTCAAAGCAAGGCGTTTACGTTCCATCAGCGGGACCTGGCTGATTTCGCGGCAATTTCGACCGCATTAAAGCCGCATCAGGATGTGACCCATATTGTCCACCTCGCCGCGCAGGCGGGTGTCCGTCATTCTCTGGCGGCGCCGGCGTGTTACGTCGCGTCCAATGTGCAGGGGCATGTCACAATGCTTGAATGCGCACGCGCCATGCCCGGATTGCAGAATTTCGTCTATGCTTCTTCTTCCTCCGTTTATGGTCTCAATACGGATCTCCCTTTTAAGGAAACCGATGCGGTAAATCGGCCCAGCTCCGTCTACGCCGCGACAAAGAGAGCGGATGAGCTGATTTCCGAGGCCTATGCACATCTTTACGGATTTCCGCAGACGGGTCTTCGCTTTTTCACGGTTTATGGACCGTGGGGGCGGCCAGATATGACCTATTATCAATTTGCACAGGCGATTTTATCGGGCACGCCGGTCCGGCTCTATGATGCCGAGGGTTTAGCGCGCGATTTCACGTTTATTGATGACATCATCAGTGGCGTTGTCGCGGCGATGGACCATCCAGGTAAGCGAGGCGAGGCGCGCATCTTCAATCTTGGCGGTGACCAGCCCACGCCCATCCGTGACATGGTGACGCTCCTGGCAGAATGCCTCGGCAAACCAGCCCACATCTCCTTATCGCCTCTCCCGAAAACGGATGTCCTGTCAACCTGGGCATCGCTCGACCATGTGGGTGAAGTCCTCGGTTGGCGACCGAAGACCTCCCTGAAAGATGGGCTCAAAATATTTGCGACATGGTTCAAGGAATATCATGAGTTGGGAGGTGCGTTTCATATAACGCAGTAG
- a CDS encoding Lrp/AsnC ligand binding domain-containing protein — protein MGLGLTVFLLIRTRQHSESWLEKFRRIMLDIPNVIDFHRLAGDYDYQVKLAVPDIKEFDRIYRDLIARIDLRTVTSCISMEDYCDDREYPI, from the coding sequence TTGGGCCTCGGCCTCACTGTGTTCCTCCTTATCAGGACGCGGCAGCATTCAGAGAGCTGGCTTGAAAAGTTCCGGCGCATCATGCTGGACATCCCAAACGTTATCGATTTCCATCGCCTCGCCGGGGATTATGATTACCAGGTAAAGCTCGCTGTGCCGGACATTAAGGAATTTGATCGTATCTACCGAGACTTGATAGCGCGTATCGATCTGAGAACGGTAACTTCATGCATCTCGATGGAGGATTATTGCGACGACCGGGAATACCCGATTTAA
- a CDS encoding winged helix-turn-helix transcriptional regulator yields the protein MIDDFNRKILRVLQKEGTISQRELSDRVGLSQNACWRRMQIMRDKGIIIGERVQLSREALGPRPHCVPPYQDAAAFRELA from the coding sequence ATCATCGATGATTTTAATCGAAAAATTTTACGCGTCCTCCAGAAGGAAGGTACGATTTCTCAACGTGAACTTTCGGACCGTGTCGGCCTGTCGCAAAATGCATGTTGGCGACGTATGCAGATCATGCGCGATAAAGGCATCATCATTGGTGAGAGAGTTCAACTCAGCCGGGAAGCGCTTGGGCCTCGGCCTCACTGTGTTCCTCCTTATCAGGACGCGGCAGCATTCAGAGAGCTGGCTTGA
- the crcB gene encoding fluoride efflux transporter CrcB, which yields MSFFSCLLVMIGGAIGTLGRFLVGYAARPISHGFPWGTVLGINVVGSFIIGFFGTLTLAHGRFPVSENTRLFVMVGLCGGYTTFSSFSLQTLDLIRSGAWEKALTNVVLSCALCVLAVAAGHGIASHLNGHAIEIAQLDIEEES from the coding sequence ATAAGCTTCTTCAGTTGTCTTCTCGTGATGATCGGTGGCGCTATCGGCACGCTCGGGCGTTTCCTTGTCGGATATGCCGCTCGACCCATCAGTCATGGATTTCCCTGGGGGACTGTCCTGGGCATTAACGTTGTCGGATCATTCATCATCGGTTTTTTCGGCACATTAACTCTGGCACATGGGCGTTTTCCCGTTTCAGAAAATACCCGCTTATTTGTTATGGTCGGTCTGTGCGGGGGATATACGACTTTCTCAAGTTTCAGCCTGCAAACGCTGGACCTTATCCGTTCAGGCGCATGGGAGAAGGCGTTGACCAATGTCGTCCTCTCCTGCGCCCTTTGCGTCCTGGCTGTCGCTGCCGGACATGGGATTGCCTCCCATTTGAACGGCCATGCAATTGAGATTGCCCAGCTGGATATTGAAGAAGAGAGCTGA
- a CDS encoding aminotransferase class IV yields the protein MNHVCINGRFVRAAEATIPADDRGFLLGDGIFETIRVADGDLQQCDRHMARLSQGLETLHFPFIHQDDLVENMLALPQRNAVKSGALRLTISRGSGPRGLTLPRPASPHYIITTHDTPQTMTEVQLAVARFPKDHLSPLAVIKHTNYLPAILARCEAAEQGFDDALFLNSEGYVAEACAANIIALFGDRLVTPPIRDGALPGISRGRLLEKNLCSEKSLTAGELTVADAIWLSSSLGLVAVSHIHHHEMPRNATLQRQLTKFLFG from the coding sequence ATGAATCATGTCTGCATAAATGGGCGTTTCGTCCGTGCTGCGGAAGCCACCATCCCTGCGGATGATCGCGGCTTTCTGCTCGGTGACGGCATTTTTGAAACAATCCGCGTTGCGGACGGGGATTTGCAGCAATGTGACCGCCATATGGCGCGCCTGTCACAGGGGCTTGAAACGCTGCATTTTCCCTTCATCCATCAGGACGATCTGGTTGAAAATATGTTGGCGCTGCCGCAGCGTAACGCCGTGAAATCGGGCGCGCTGCGCCTGACCATCTCACGCGGTTCCGGCCCGCGCGGCCTGACACTGCCGCGCCCTGCCTCTCCGCATTACATCATCACGACGCATGACACGCCGCAGACGATGACAGAGGTGCAACTCGCCGTTGCGCGCTTCCCCAAGGATCATCTCTCGCCGTTAGCGGTCATCAAACATACGAACTACCTCCCAGCGATCCTCGCGCGGTGCGAAGCAGCTGAGCAGGGTTTTGATGATGCGCTCTTCCTGAATTCTGAAGGATATGTGGCGGAGGCGTGCGCCGCCAACATCATTGCCCTTTTTGGTGACAGGCTGGTCACGCCGCCTATCCGGGACGGTGCACTCCCCGGCATCAGCCGCGGGCGCCTGCTGGAAAAAAATCTCTGTTCAGAAAAATCTCTTACCGCCGGTGAACTGACAGTCGCAGATGCCATCTGGCTGAGTTCAAGTTTGGGACTTGTCGCTGTCTCTCACATTCATCATCACGAAATGCCGCGAAACGCGACCCTGCAGCGCCAACTGACAAAATTTTTATTCGGGTAA